A single window of Drosophila suzukii chromosome 3, CBGP_Dsuzu_IsoJpt1.0, whole genome shotgun sequence DNA harbors:
- the LOC108013758 gene encoding uncharacterized protein, translated as MKKSHEELNKTPNVTGIAPTTNSAMHGKSKRREFTPFSRINRLKFKSTEALPIATRDYGLMRSTNKSSTPFPRADQGVDANLLKARLNMRRDYENRRHEPFSSLPKKTDSPSISDAESHDHDHFTMRQNSRPSVSVFRRQSLTKDNYKEILSLGTPHPKKGVALNAKVLTRRLTDINGQLKMQRVPSQQSEVSPPHRHLRPKKRKVLLSVNADSQASLIPPKDSPVGERVSQSLSRRLTQMDFDASQSSLSGEFQEPEISFAERRRIFHEGEFTIAKYGRKMSDVMMAAPAATEEVLDNSMQYAQKAKEELETYMRSQGLIKISNDQVTMTRNMTRGSAAASPTGSADMAREKRFSQKTKPVTPQAQTQNDLMYLG; from the exons ATGAAAAAGTCGCACGAAGAACTAAACAAAACACCCAACGTCACTGGCATTGCGCCTACGACCAATTCGGCGATGCATGGTAAATCTAAAAGGAGGGAATTCACTCCGTTTTCAAGGATAAACAGACTGAAGTTCAAGTCCACGGAAGCATTACCAATCGCTACCAGGGACTATGGATTAATGCGATCTACAAATAAGTCATCGACTCCATTTCCACGAGCCGATCAAGGGGTAGATGCCAATTTACTGAAGGCTCGTCTCAATATGCGTCGGGATTACGAGAATAGGCGACATGAACCATTCTCTAGTTTACCGAAAAAGACCGACAGCCCTAGTATCAGTGATGCGGAGTCCCATGATCATGATCACTTCACCATGCGTCAGAACTCAAGG CCTTCGGTCAGCGTTTTTCGACGCCAATCGCTTAcgaaggacaattacaaggaAATATTGTCCCTCGGCACACCACATCCCAAAAAAGGTGTAGCCCTGAATGCCAAGGTGCTGACCAGGCGACTGACCGACATAAATGGTCAGCTCAAGATGCAACGAGTGCCTAGCCAACAATCAGAAGTAAGCCCCCCTCATCGGCATCTGAGGCCGAAGAAAAGGAAGGTCCTACTGTCGGTTAACGCCGACAGTCAGGCCTCGCTAATACCACCCAAAGATTCGCCAGTTGGAGAGCGAGTCAGTCAGAGTTTGAGCCGGCGGTTGACCCAAATGGACTTTGATGCCTCGCAAAGTTCGCTGAGCGGGGAGTTCCAGGAGCCGGAGATCAGCTTTGCGGAGCGTCGGAGGATATTTCATGAGGGCGAGTTCACCATCGCAAAATACGGCCGGAAAATGAGCGATGTGATGATGGCGGCCCCGGCGGCTACTGAAGAGGTGCTCGACAATAGTATGCAATACGCCCAGAAGGCCAAGGAGGAGTTGGAGACCTATATGAGATCGCAGGGTCTGATCAAGATCTCCAACGATCAGGTTACTATGACCCGGAACATGACCCGTGGGTCTGCGGCAGCAAGCCCTACGGGATCGGCTGATATGGCTCGGGAGAAACGCTTTAGTCAAAAAACTAAGCCAGTCACACCTCAAGCCCAAACCCAAAATGATTTAATGTATCTTGGCTAG